Within Bacteroidota bacterium, the genomic segment TTCATGATTACATCATCGATGTACCAGGCAGTGATATTGGCAAGATTACCGGTCACATAAAAGCTTAACTGGAAATTGGGTTTCCCGACATCACCTCCGGTCAGTACTAATTGCTTTTCTTCCGGACCGAGATTGCCATTAGGCGTTACCTCCCAAACATTCAACCATTGGCTGCCGCCTCGTGTGGCAACACCGATTTTCGGACCACCAACCATACCCTGATGATAATGTTTGAAAACCAGAATAACAGTATCTATGCCTGTAAGATCCACTACCGGGCTCATCAACCTGGCAGTACCCGTTCCGGAACCATTGGAATACTTGGCTTCGGGAGCTACACCACCGGCATGATCCGTGTTGCTGCTCGACCATTGAGATCCAATAGGAAGGGATGTCCAGCCCGGAGGTGGCATGGTTCCGCTACTGAAATCCTCAAAAATGAACGTCTGTCCGAAAATCAGCGGACAAAGCATTATTGCAACAATAGTAATGTAAAATTTCTTCATGTTTTCCAAGATTTAAAACTGCCTGCATGGAGGAATCCCCTCAAGGCAGATATTAATGATAAGAGTAATAAAACAATTACTATACAAAATTAATCTTTGTCACTGATTAATACAATGTTATTAAGAAAAAATATATATAAGAACTTGGTTTTGAATATGGATTAATTAAAACTTCCTTACATTTAACCTTATAAAACCAAAAGTTCTATGAATGGTGACCCCCGTTTATATGAGATTTTGAAAGAGCTTGACATTCATTTCGGGTATTATGAGCATCCACCGGGTCCGACCATCGAAGCAGCATTACAATACTGGAAAGACATAGATTCGGGTCATTGCAGAAACCTGTTTTTCAGGAATCATAAGGGGAACCAGCATTACTTAGTTATCAGCGACTACCGTTATCCGGTTAACATTCACGACCTCGAAAAGCGTTTGAAGCAGGGCAAGTTGACATTTGGATCACCGAAAAGATTACAAAAATACCTGGGAGTGGAACCAGGATCGGTTAGTCTCTTTGGTTTGATCAATGATCTCGAAAAACACGTACATATATTTTTAGATGAGAATCTTTTAAAAGCCGAAAAGCTCAGTTTTCATCCAAATATAAATACAGCAAGCCTGGTAATTACACGGGCAGATATGATCCGTTTCCTGGATTGGACAGGAAATACGCATGAATTTTTACGTCTGTATGATTGATATTTATCATATCATTCAGTATATTTGGGAATCTATTGATCTCAAAAGCAAAAAAGCAAGGTTTTCCTGTTATAAACCAAAAAGGATTTAATTATGACGGATGATATCCTGAAATCATTACCCATTCTTCCTGAAGAAGAGCTGGAACAGATCTTCAGGATGTCGATACACTGTATATGTATTGCTGATATTAATACAACCAATTTCCTGCAGGTAAACCCTGCGTTCGAGACCATCCTTGGATACAAACCAAAAGAACTTATCAACAGATCTTTTCTCGATTTTATACACCCTGATGATGTGCAATCTACCATTGATATCGTGGAAAAGGCTCTGAAAAAGGGGAAAAAAGTTATCCATTTTGAAAATCGTTACAAACGTAAAAACGGCACCTATGTATGGTTCGACTGGGTGTCGCATCCGGATGTAAGTAAAGGAATTACATATGCCATAGCTAGTGATGTCACAGAAAAAAAACAAATTGAAATCGACCTGGCCAATAGC encodes:
- a CDS encoding prolyl-tRNA synthetase associated domain-containing protein; protein product: MNGDPRLYEILKELDIHFGYYEHPPGPTIEAALQYWKDIDSGHCRNLFFRNHKGNQHYLVISDYRYPVNIHDLEKRLKQGKLTFGSPKRLQKYLGVEPGSVSLFGLINDLEKHVHIFLDENLLKAEKLSFHPNINTASLVITRADMIRFLDWTGNTHEFLRLYD